One window of the Paraburkholderia sp. PGU19 genome contains the following:
- a CDS encoding response regulator: MDKTDHVLIVDDDRDIRELVGTYLTRNGVRVTLASGGRQMRAALADERPDLIVLDLMLPGESGLDLCRELRAGEFQTIPILMLTALSEETDRVVGLEMGADDYLAKPFAVRELLARIRAILRRARMMPHGGSDEPANAAHFLRFGDWRLDTIGRNLIDSDGTMVALSGAEYRLLRVFVDHPQRVLTRDQLLTLTQGRQTEPFDRSIDLLVSRVRQRLGDDAREPRYIKTLRNEGYVFSSLVTAEDNGG, encoded by the coding sequence GTGGACAAAACGGATCACGTTCTGATCGTCGACGACGACCGCGATATTCGCGAGCTGGTCGGCACGTATCTCACCAGGAATGGCGTGCGCGTGACGCTCGCTTCGGGTGGCCGGCAAATGCGCGCGGCGCTCGCCGACGAACGGCCCGACCTGATCGTGCTCGATCTGATGCTGCCCGGCGAAAGCGGCCTCGACCTGTGCCGCGAACTGCGCGCGGGTGAATTTCAGACCATCCCGATCCTGATGCTGACGGCGCTAAGCGAAGAGACCGACCGCGTGGTCGGCCTCGAAATGGGCGCTGACGACTACCTGGCGAAACCCTTCGCGGTGCGCGAACTGCTGGCCCGCATCCGCGCGATCCTGCGGCGCGCGCGGATGATGCCGCACGGCGGCAGCGACGAGCCGGCGAACGCCGCGCACTTCCTGCGCTTCGGCGACTGGCGGCTCGATACGATTGGCCGCAATCTGATCGACAGCGACGGCACGATGGTCGCGTTGAGCGGCGCCGAATACCGGCTGTTGCGCGTGTTCGTCGACCATCCGCAGCGCGTGCTGACGCGCGACCAGCTGCTGACGCTCACGCAAGGGCGGCAGACGGAACCGTTCGACCGCTCGATCGATCTGCTGGTGAGCCGCGTGCGTCAGCGTCTGGGCGACGACGCGCGCGAGCCGCGCTACATCAAGACGCTGCGCAACGAAGGCTATGTGTTCTCGTCGCTCGTGACGGCCGAGGACAACGGCGGATGA
- a CDS encoding GFA family protein yields the protein MTTHTHHGSCHCGAVKFTVETPVTPAVRCNCSLCRRKGALMSPFFPASALNIVSGKDSLTLYQFNTQVAKHYFCKQCGIYPFHQTRKDPNLWRVNIGCLDDVDPYALEASVADGKSLSVVEDA from the coding sequence ATGACTACCCACACTCACCACGGCTCATGCCATTGCGGCGCCGTCAAATTCACAGTCGAAACGCCCGTTACGCCTGCCGTCCGCTGCAACTGCAGCCTGTGCCGGCGCAAGGGCGCGCTGATGTCGCCGTTCTTTCCGGCGAGCGCGCTCAATATCGTGTCCGGCAAGGACAGCCTGACGCTGTACCAGTTCAACACGCAGGTCGCGAAGCACTATTTCTGCAAGCAGTGCGGCATCTATCCGTTTCATCAGACCCGCAAGGACCCGAACCTGTGGCGTGTGAACATCGGCTGTCTGGATGACGTCGATCCGTATGCGCTGGAGGCGTCGGTGGCGGACGGCAAGAGCCTGTCCGTGGTGGAAGACGCCTGA